Below is a genomic region from Helianthus annuus cultivar XRQ/B chromosome 2, HanXRQr2.0-SUNRISE, whole genome shotgun sequence.
ATATCAACCTAGTTGTTAATAGTGATGATAGCGagcgctatagcgaatagcgtagcgCTGGATCATCGCTATCTGATGTTTAGCACTCAATAGCGTGAAACATCGACAATTAgggtttattttttaaaatatattaaaaaccGAATTTTTAGGCATTTTAATCGACCAAACAGATGTAATCTTCACTAATTGCATCAAAAAACCTTAAATTCATGAATAAAACCCTAACTAAAAAAAACTAATGCATTATCGCTAAACATCAAATAGCGCTCGCTATCTCATCGCTATCGCTATGTGGCGTATAGGTAGCTTGTCGCTATTTaccgctattcgctattaacaagTATGGATTTCAAAAGCTTAAATCTAGGGATAGTTATATGACTATATTAGCATAGACTATAATAGTATAATATCAAATTGGAAGAACAGAAAACTTTCCTGTGAACAACCGGTAGGCATCTGGCAATGGCCGTTTTTGAGTGCCGTAAAAGATCTCACTCTGCTCAGCAAGAAAAAGGCTCTGGTCAACGACTACCGGTTTCAAAATGCGCGACCTGCGAAAATGAAAATACATATGATTGTGTAACTTAATAATAGCTAGTGAATAATACACGTAAAAAAAATAGGTAAAACCGTAAAAGTAGCATTGACATACTCTTTCCATCCAATGTAGCTTGTATGATTCACAAAGTTAAGATCTTTAGGCAGGTACGATAGAATGTGAAGAAGATCTTGAAACAAACAAAAAGAAAGGGTTAATGAAAGAAATAACAAAATCCCATTTAacagtattttttttttattttttatatacagaTAAATGTCTTTGTGAAGAAACTCTAAAACCAACAACTACAACAAATTGTTACAACAATATTGTGACTGCACACCCAAAAAGTTCAAATATCAAAATCAATGCAAGGATCTacgcagttaatgcggtaaaaattcggatatcggtcaaggaccgatatatGAGATATAGGTTACCGCGGTGAGacatcggtaattttaatatcatgtaaaatttatatatatagcaatttaacactaacaagtTAGTATATTCTCCTACcgttaacaaattaaccttttgcaacttgcaaaacactaacgggttgtttgtttacctcttaatgaggctcttaatggttcagacctcttattggttcagcacttaatggttcagactgtttgtttcacgagcagatgtctgaatggtttagacatttgcctctaaatggttaagatttatacagagtctgaatggttaagacctctaatctgaattggtcagacatttgcctctgaacggttaagcattatacaggctcttaatggttcagacctcttactggttcaacacttaatggttcagacctcttactggttcaacacttaaccattcagatgttgccaaacaacccctatcAACTTTAGCAAGTAAgaactgattaagacttaaaacaccaacatttaacactaacaattaacaTTTAAGACTTAAATCACTAAttgcagcaataagaagaaagacgaatggtagaactagGAAGAAAGGTCCTGATATTGGGAAAATCGGTGATAtctcggtcaatatcgccgacaATATCGGTAACGATATTCTAACCGGTATAGATAAATGTCTTTGTGAAGAAACTCTAAAACCAACAACTACCACAAATTGCTACACCAAACTTGTGACTAGGCACCCGAAAAGTTCAAAAATCAAAATCAATGCAACAATGATactatagaaaaaaaaaacacactcaTACAACATTATAGGTTCtaagcatggttgtaaaacaaggtttccaaggccgagcaCACcacgagtagtcgctacaaggtaggctgccgagacGACTTTCTTTCACTCcacctaattactcggaatctgtcaaacgcggtcaacctcggccaAAATCTTATccagtaggtcaactcgggctgagtttgacttaaaaaataataaaacataatttctatgcatatcatattaaagaataaaTATCATTTCACTTATTTTTTAatagatattagtaaatttatgttatttaacatatatttaatttccaaaaactaatttctttataatttaacacgtccgagtactccccgagtactcttcGTCTAGGCCGAGtcctctcaactccccggtcgaccgactagggagcgcctagcgacttttgcaaccatggttcTAAGAAACAAACTAACTGCTAGAATGGATCACATTATAGACAAATTACACTTCAAATGATAATATGAAACATATAAACCCTAGAACAATGAAATTAATCAATTGGGAAAAAACCAAAAAGGGTACAATAGTAGTTAGTTAAACTATACCATCTTGAGTAACAAGAGGATAATCAGCAGCAGAAAGATTAATAAACCAATCCCAATCAGAACAAAGCTTCAACAAAATAGCAGCACCATGTAAAGTTGAGGAAACAGAAGAAGACCCTTTAGGGGAAACAAGATCAGATTTCCCAATAACATTAACATTTTGAGCAGACCACATAACTTTAACTGACTGAACAGTTAGGGCTAAAAAGTCTCTTTCTTTTTGAGGGGCAGAACTGTCAAGATGAAGAAGATATTGGTTTCTTGGATGGTAGATGGAGAACAAGAGCCGGATGATCCGACCCGAGTCGTTGGAGGATCCGGAGATGAAATAGGCAATGGATGGTGGAGATTGGTTGGTGGTtttgttggtggtggtgaagagGAGTTGGTGGTTGTGGTATTGGGCGGTGGAGGGGCGGTGGGGGAAGAGATAGGGGTCGGAGAAGGACGGCGGCGGTGGTGATGTGGGGAATGAGGAGAAGAAAAGGAGGAGGAAGAGGAGGGTGGTGATGGTTAAGATGGTGTACACAgtggtggtggatgatgatggtggtgagtTTTGCATTGTAAATCAATGAATTTCAGATAAAGATTGAatctttttgatgggtttggttCAAGATTGAATTTTTTTGGTGGGTTTGCTTCAAGATTGAAAATTTTTGATGGGTTTGGTTCAAGGTTGAATTTTTTTTGGTGGGTTTGCTTCAAGATTGAAAAATTTTGATGGGTTTGGTTCAAGATTGAATTTTTTTGGTGGGTTTGGTTCAAGATTGAATTTTTTTTGGTGGGTGTGGTTCAAGATTGAATTTTTTGTTGATGGGTTTGTATCAAGATTGAATCTTTTTGATGGGTTTGTGGTTTCAAGGGTTAAAAAGGGTGTTAGATGCGgtggttgtagtggtggtggagggtGGCCGGCGAGAAGGGATGTAGTGACAATGTTGGTGCTGTGAATTGTCCGTCCGCATTCTCTGGTGGTTGCTTCCACTTTGATGCCAATGTTTAAAGTTGTTGTAAGGGGGATTTAAATATTTGATTAGAAAGGTAATCTAATTAAAACTTTACCATATTGTTGTTATTCTTCATCATCAAGTTAAGAACAAAAAGATTTGCTATTGTCTTATCGTTTTAAGGgattttaatttattaattaatatgatgatgatattggatgttgtgttattttttttaatcttaatAATCAACCATGGTTTAATGGATTTTCTAAAAGCATCTTTTTATTAAACTTATGTTTAGATACGACTAGGCTAGTATTACTATGTAAAGAAAAAAATTGGCCGTTTTAGACCCTCACAATTATGGTCTCTGTTTTAATACGTGATGAGAGTAAAAACTTCAAGTCTTCGATCCATGATAGAAGGTTACGGGAGCATAGATAGATCCACATCTACACATTTATCTTCAATATGTGCACCCAACAATATTAGGCTATAGTGTATCACTTCACAAGACTCAAACAAATGTTTATAGTAGGAGTGTCGAACTTAAAAAGGGGTTTACAAAGAAAGAAGAAGTTGAGCTTAAACTAAGGAACTATTACAATAGGTTCCGTTGTTTTCATGCATACTAATTAATAGCCGGTATAGGTTTAAATAATTATGTTTGTTTCATAGGGAAATGCTTCTTGTatcaatcatatttttttttctttatagaTAGAGAATTTTATGTCGCAACAAGAAGTCCGTCTCTATAAAAATGCACTTGGTTGAACTCACAGTGAAGTCTAATGTCCTTGAAAAAGACTTTGTGACCTCTTCTTTACCATTTCATTGGATTGAATCCTATCGCGTCCACTTTCATCGAATGATTTTTCCAATTTGATATATCTTTATTTTTCCATATTAGCAAGTAGGATAATCGTTTTATGAGGGTAAAAAGGAAGAATGACAGTAATTTATCATTAATGTTTATAATATTATCTTTTACAAGAAGATTATGCTAGAATGACGATATATTCACATCAAGCTATTTATACAAGTAACTCATCGCTAACCCTACATTTTAATATCTTACAATACAAATATTCTTGTATTACATCAATGAACTCGTATAAAATGATATTTATAACAgttgaaaaataaaattaaataaatattggGAGCCATAAGTCCACAACACTTTAAGAATCTACATCGTCAAATCCGGAGATGTGGTTTGGAATCAGGAAGACATAAAGTCTCAAAGAGGTGGGGCATGCGTTGGAGGAAGGTGATATAGGCAGTCCTGACTCATGAGGTGGTTTGGCCCGGTGCATCAGACGAGTGTGCTGGGTGGGTCCCTTACGAACGCCcctttatttaaaataaaataaaacttaaaattgTTTAAACTAaattagaataaaaaaataaaaataatatgaactaaaaaacaaatttattaatattaaaaacattACACAAACTAGATAATTAAACCAAACAAACCACATAATTAAAGCTAAACACACCAGATAATTAAACCTAAACAAGACCAGGTAATTAAACTTAAACTATACCAAATAATTAAACAAAAACAAAGCAGATAATTAAACCTAATCATCAAACTCGAACCGTCGGAGTCGGGCATCCAGATGCATAGCAGGTTGCATACAAGGATGGTTTCTCATTAATTGTTAGAACGAGATGTGACCAAATCTTCTATTGTGTGCTTCTGTTATGCCGTCACCTTGAGCCAACATGAAATTGAGGAATGCATGAAATCTGCGAACCTCCGCGAACAGAATATGAAAGCTTGACAAAGTGGCGTACGCAAAGCGACTGGTTTCTCCTATTCGTTGACGGAATCCTTCAAATAAAGGTGCTCTAATTGAAAAGGCTCTTTGTCTATTATCAGAGATGTCAATCCACGAGTTGACTAAAACCATGTCTTCATCATCACTCCAATGTCTTCTTGCCATTTTTTAGGAATCTTTGAAATGAATTATTAGTTGAGAAGTGCACATGTTGATTGATATGCGACTTGATTTATATCAAGAAAAAACTAGTTGTTTCAAAAGTAGTCGTTTTAAAAAGAGTTGTTGTAAGAATTAAATATTCTTTTTTAATACTTTATTTGagtttattaataaataaatataaataaatatactacataacaaaataataaaaataatatacaataaataataaataaattatgaattttgtttttccgtattatttaatattttaaaaagaaataaataatatcattaagtaaataaattatatatattagaTACAGTTTAAATAAAAGGAAAAGCATGCGAAGTTGATAATGGGGTGGAGGTTTCGAGTGGTTTAGTATCGGAGGAAAAAATGAGGTTTGGAATGATGTAGCATGCTGACGAGGCAAGGCTGAATATTGGACCAGTCTAGCGTTGTGGATGCTTACCTGCACAATTTGGGTTTAGTAATATTGAGTTCAAATTAATTTCAAGTCGAACCCATGACTCGTTTAGCTGGGGGGAGGGGGTGTGTCAGCGTGCGTGTTCGCATGTTGATACCTTTAAGATAATTAAATTATACTTTTTTAATAATGTGTTCCATCTTATAAACTAAATTAAATTGCTTTCGTATTTTATGTCAAAATTCGAAACTTATAATAGAAATTCTAGTTAGATTTATTATTAAAATGTAATTGTTTTATAtacatttttatgtttttgttacAAATTTGTAATTTTAAAGTACTcatatgaaaaagtaaaaaaaattcgGACTAAACGGGTTGTGCTCGTGTCAATCTGCGAATATTTGTGTCGTGTTCGGGGTTTACATGTCTAACAAGGTTTTCAGGTTTGTGTCATGTTCGGGTTTGTGTCAGGTTAGACCCCCAACCCGCAAACACGACATATTTAGTATCCATAGGTAGAGTTTGATTGTTACCAATAAACCAAGTTCTATTTCTTCAATCATGGAAACAATGATATACAAATGGAGAACACAAACAAAGATTAATACATTTTGTTCACAAAACCACACACATGAATTATATATGCTACATCAAACTCTCAATAAGAAAGATGAACAGTCAACCTGAGCAAAGACTCCACACCATCAGCAACAATCTGACCAGCTGGTATCAATGACCGCACCTCAGCGAACCCACAAGCATGCAAAAACTTCCCAGTCCCACCCGTGATCGACAACCGCGACATTGCACTTCCAATATGGTACACTCCAAAGAAGTTTATACTATCTCCATACTCACCACCTTCCATCATGGCTGTAAATGTCATCATCTGTCTACTCCCATCAGCCGAACTAGCAACATAAACTCCCTGTGCTCTTCCTAGCATCTGCGAACCGGACTTTGGGTCGATGGTTAACACGTCGTCAATGACAGTTATGGTCCCAAATCCTAGTCCAAGCCCATCTGGTCCCAAACTGGCTGCTATCTGGTTTTGTGCATTGTTTTGGTTTATGTTTCCTGCGAACTGGGTGCCAACTAAGCCGGTTCCTAGTGGGATACCATTGGCGTTGACGGTTGGGATTTGGCCGTTGGCGTTTGGGATGGCGACCCCACCTTGTGGTGCGCGGAAACCTATGCGTCTAGCGAAGGGGACTTGTCCGCTGTATATGTTTCCTAGTAGACCTGTTACTGGTCTGGCTGTTGGGTTGCTGCCGCCTAGAATGTCGTGCATGTAAAGCTCGAAAACATGAGGTTCGCCTGCTGATGGTTGTGGGTCGACTGCCGTTGTTTTCAAGATGGCGGTTTGCAGGACGATGACGAGGATCGCGACGATCGAAAGGAAAGATTGGTTtgacattttggaaaatgtatgaaAGTTGGTTAAAGATTTGATGCTTGTTGTTATGGATGATTATGAATGTAAGAATTGTGGTGCTTAAATACAAACTAATAAGATGGAGTTggtttaatattttaattaagTAGTAATCTTTGACTtatgttaattaattaatttgcAAATTCATCTAAACCATTATTTCATTATATTGTAGTGGTTCTAACAAAACCATAGATATATTTATATACATGTATAGATAAAGGTTTAATCATTTGTAACCAACCAGACATATATAAAAgattttgattttattcaggtaagtaataaaaataatataattcaACT
It encodes:
- the LOC110927362 gene encoding beta-glucuronosyltransferase GlcAT14A isoform X1, with the translated sequence MQNSPPSSSTTTVYTILTITTLLFLLLFFSSFPTSPPPPSFSDPYLFPHRPSTAQYHNHQLLFTTTNKTTNQSPPSIAYFISGSSNDSGRIIRLLFSIYHPRNQYLLHLDSSAPQKERDFLALTVQSVKVMWSAQNVNVIGKSDLVSPKGSSSVSSTLHGAAILLKLCSDWDWFINLSAADYPLVTQDDLLHILSYLPKDLNFVNHTSYIGWKESRILKPVVVDQSLFLAEQSEIFYGTQKRPLPDAYRLFTGSSTSILSRKFVEFCILGTENLPRTLLMYLSNSLASQSIYFPTVLCNSPQLNKTVVNHNLLYSAYDAKHQPRTLSSDDLDDLINSGSAFGSMFIPDDPVLDHIDQKVLNRGQGLPVPGGWCLGGSSDEACSVWGDADVLKPGPGAKRLEQLMVKLLSNESFGSSQCIVE
- the LOC110927362 gene encoding beta-glucuronosyltransferase GlcAT14A isoform X2, whose protein sequence is MQNSPPSSSTTTVYTILTITTLLFLLLFFSSFPTSPPPPSFSDPYLFPHRPSTAQYHNHQLLFTTTNKTTNQSPPSIAYFISGSSNDSGRIIRLLFSIYHPRNQYLLHLDSSAPQKERDFLALTVQSVKVMWSAQNVNVIGKSDLVSPKGSSSVSSTLHGAAILLKLCSDWDWFINLSAADYPLVTQDDLLHILSYLPKDLNFVNHTSYIGWKESRILKPVVVDQSLFLAEQSEIFYGTQKRPLPDAYRLFAGSSTSILSRKFVEFCILGTENLPRTLLMYLSNSLASQSIYFPTVLCNSPQLNKTVVNHNLLYSAYDAKHQPRTLSSDDLDDLINSGSAFGSMFIPDDPVLDHIDQKVLNRGQGLPVPGGWCLGGSSDEACSVWGDADVLKPGPGAKRLEQLMVKLLSNESFGSSQCIVE
- the LOC110927361 gene encoding dirigent protein 18, encoding MSNQSFLSIVAILVIVLQTAILKTTAVDPQPSAGEPHVFELYMHDILGGSNPTARPVTGLLGNIYSGQVPFARRIGFRAPQGGVAIPNANGQIPTVNANGIPLGTGLVGTQFAGNINQNNAQNQIAASLGPDGLGLGFGTITVIDDVLTIDPKSGSQMLGRAQGVYVASSADGSRQMMTFTAMMEGGEYGDSINFFGVYHIGSAMSRLSITGGTGKFLHACGFAEVRSLIPAGQIVADGVESLLRLTVHLSY